In Silene latifolia isolate original U9 population chromosome X, ASM4854445v1, whole genome shotgun sequence, the following proteins share a genomic window:
- the LOC141619115 gene encoding uncharacterized protein LOC141619115: protein MKAVQPVELEVLSLRILLESQVSEADWVQARYDSLVRLDERRLNALYHVQLYRKRIERAFNKKVKHRGISEGDQVLKSVRALLPIDPRGMFKPNWAGPYLVKKILSGGSDAKGRVLY, encoded by the coding sequence ATGAAGGCGGTCCAACCAGTTGAGTTAGAAGTACTATCCCTAAGGATCCTCCTAGAAAGCCAGGTTTCTGAAGCAGATTGGGTTCAAGCAAGATATGATTCACTAGTCAGGCTCGACGAGCGGCGTTTGAACGCATTGTACCATGTCCAACTCTACCGGAAAAGGATAGAGAGAGCTttcaacaaaaaggtgaaacatAGGGGAATTAGTGAAGGAGATCAggttctcaaatcagttagagctttgctaccaattgacccgaggggtaTGTTCAAACCAAATTGGGCAGGCCCTTATTTGGTAAAGAAGATTTTGTCGGGAGGGTCGGATGCCAAGGGACGagtattgtattga